One Streptomyces sp. NBC_00102 DNA segment encodes these proteins:
- a CDS encoding helix-turn-helix transcriptional regulator yields MSAGESSGSVVRRILLGSQLRRLRESRGITREAAGYSIRASESKISRMELGRVSFKARDIEDLLTLYGVADEAERESLLGLAREANVAGWWHSYGDVLPGWFQTYIGLEGAASLIRIYEVQFVHGLLQTEAYAHAVVSRGMRGAPEAEIDRRVALRLERQKVLVSERAPHFHAVLDEAALHRPYGSRDVMRSQLRHLLEMSEHPNISLQVMPFSFGGHAGESGAFTMLRFPESDLSDIIFLEQLTSALYLDKAEDVQQYEKAMVRLRADSPGEDETRDLLHSLLQRA; encoded by the coding sequence GTGTCGGCAGGCGAGTCGAGTGGATCCGTGGTGCGACGCATCCTGCTGGGCTCTCAGCTCAGAAGGCTGCGCGAGTCTCGCGGAATCACGCGTGAGGCGGCCGGCTACTCCATCCGGGCCTCCGAATCGAAGATCAGCCGCATGGAGTTGGGACGGGTGAGCTTCAAGGCCAGGGACATCGAGGATCTGCTCACGCTCTACGGAGTCGCGGACGAGGCGGAGCGCGAATCGCTGCTCGGCCTGGCCCGTGAGGCCAACGTGGCGGGCTGGTGGCACAGTTACGGCGACGTGCTGCCCGGCTGGTTCCAGACGTACATCGGTCTGGAGGGGGCGGCATCCCTCATCCGTATCTACGAAGTGCAGTTCGTGCACGGGCTGTTGCAGACCGAGGCGTATGCCCATGCGGTCGTCTCGCGCGGCATGCGCGGGGCTCCCGAGGCGGAGATCGACCGCCGGGTCGCACTGCGTCTGGAGCGCCAGAAGGTGCTCGTCTCGGAACGCGCGCCGCACTTCCACGCGGTGCTCGACGAGGCCGCCCTGCACCGGCCCTACGGCTCACGCGACGTGATGCGCTCGCAATTGCGGCATCTGCTGGAAATGTCGGAACACCCCAACATCTCCCTCCAGGTGATGCCTTTCAGTTTCGGCGGACACGCGGGAGAAAGCGGCGCGTTCACCATGCTGCGTTTCCCCGAATCGGACCTGTCCGACATCATCTTTCTGGAGCAGCTCACCAGCGCGCTCTATCTCGACAAGGCCGAGGACGTCCAGCAGTACGAAAAGGCCATGGTCCGGCTGCGTGCCGACAGCCCCGGGGAGGACGAGACCCGGGATCTCCTCCACAGTCTGCTTCAACGGGCCTGA
- a CDS encoding DinB family protein yields the protein MVTHVSETHGDERGTLLGFVEAQRGAIRRTLLGLTEEQAASRPSASELSLSGLAKHVAETELNWLRMAQRRPNEKARTQETWGDSFRLVGEETVAEVLAFWDGVAAETEKFIRSVPDLDDSFPLPEAPWFPKDEEVSMRWLLVHLVEEIARHAGHADIIRESLDGKTAFELIAESRK from the coding sequence ATGGTCACCCACGTGTCCGAGACGCACGGCGACGAGCGCGGCACCCTCCTCGGCTTCGTCGAGGCCCAGCGCGGCGCGATCCGCCGCACCCTGCTCGGCCTGACCGAGGAGCAGGCGGCGAGCCGGCCGAGCGCCAGCGAGCTCTCCCTCTCCGGTCTGGCCAAGCACGTCGCCGAGACGGAGCTGAACTGGCTGCGGATGGCGCAGCGGCGGCCCAACGAGAAGGCGCGCACCCAGGAGACCTGGGGCGACAGCTTCCGCCTCGTCGGCGAGGAGACCGTGGCCGAAGTGCTCGCGTTCTGGGACGGGGTCGCCGCCGAGACCGAGAAGTTCATCCGGTCGGTGCCGGACCTCGACGACTCCTTCCCGCTGCCCGAGGCCCCGTGGTTCCCGAAGGACGAGGAGGTCTCCATGCGGTGGCTGCTGGTCCACCTGGTCGAGGAGATCGCCCGGCACGCGGGTCACGCCGACATCATCCGCGAGTCCCTGGACGGCAAGACCGCCTTCGAGCTGATCGCCGAGAGCCGCAAGTAG
- a CDS encoding ion channel protein, with amino-acid sequence MLPVVLPALVVGVASALILLGVSLLAERFQDVLWESLPDALGIGRFSSLWMIVMLTATGVAVGITVHLVHGHAGPDPATMGLVGAPLSPGVVPGLLLVTVLALAGGVSLGPENPITEANIALAFWLGRRVAPGSPVELWVGLAAAGTIGALFGTPVAAALILSEVLASQPGPGALWDRLFGPLAAGTAGALTMSLAEHPSFDLSLPDYTHTGWGDLLAALVIASAGAALGMAGVLAAPWTHRAFKALRHPVLSLAVGGLVLGLLGALGGHLTLFKGLEEVKELAASPDGWSAGEFGTMAVVKMAALVVAATCGFRGGRIFPAVFAGAALGLCAHALVDAVPPALAVACAVLGLLLAVTRQGWLSLFTAAVLVSDMTVLPVLCVATLPAWLLVTGRPQMQLREDGTALR; translated from the coding sequence CTGCTGCCCGTCGTGCTGCCGGCGCTGGTGGTGGGCGTCGCCTCGGCGCTGATCCTGCTCGGGGTGAGCCTGCTGGCCGAACGGTTCCAGGACGTGCTCTGGGAGAGCCTCCCGGACGCGCTCGGGATCGGCCGGTTCTCCTCGCTCTGGATGATCGTCATGCTCACCGCGACCGGTGTCGCGGTGGGCATCACCGTCCACCTGGTGCACGGCCACGCGGGCCCCGATCCGGCCACCATGGGACTGGTCGGCGCCCCGCTCTCCCCCGGGGTCGTACCGGGGCTGCTCCTGGTCACCGTGCTGGCGCTGGCGGGCGGGGTGAGTCTCGGGCCGGAGAACCCGATCACGGAGGCGAACATCGCGCTCGCCTTCTGGCTGGGCCGGCGGGTCGCCCCCGGCTCACCGGTCGAGCTCTGGGTGGGGCTCGCCGCGGCGGGCACGATCGGCGCCCTGTTCGGCACCCCGGTCGCCGCCGCCCTGATCCTCTCCGAGGTCCTCGCCTCCCAGCCCGGCCCCGGGGCGCTCTGGGACCGCCTCTTCGGCCCGCTCGCGGCGGGTACGGCGGGGGCGCTGACCATGTCGCTGGCCGAGCACCCCAGCTTCGACCTCTCGCTGCCCGACTACACCCACACCGGCTGGGGCGACCTGCTCGCCGCACTGGTGATCGCCTCGGCGGGAGCGGCGCTGGGCATGGCCGGGGTACTGGCCGCACCGTGGACGCACCGGGCCTTCAAGGCACTGCGGCACCCCGTGCTCTCCCTCGCCGTCGGCGGGCTCGTACTGGGGCTGCTGGGGGCGCTGGGCGGCCATCTGACCCTCTTCAAAGGTCTGGAGGAGGTCAAGGAGCTGGCCGCGTCGCCCGACGGCTGGTCGGCCGGGGAGTTCGGGACGATGGCGGTGGTGAAGATGGCGGCGCTGGTGGTGGCCGCCACCTGCGGCTTCCGGGGCGGCCGGATCTTCCCCGCGGTCTTCGCCGGGGCGGCCCTGGGGCTCTGCGCGCACGCGCTGGTCGACGCGGTGCCGCCCGCGCTCGCCGTCGCCTGCGCGGTACTGGGCCTGCTCCTCGCCGTCACCCGGCAGGGCTGGCTCAGCCTCTTCACCGCCGCGGTCCTGGTGAGCGACATGACGGTGCTGCCGGTGCTCTGCGTGGCGACGCTCCCCGCGTGGCTGCTGGTGACCGGGCGGCCCCAGATGCAGTTGCGCGAGGACGGTACGGCGCTGCGGTGA
- a CDS encoding threonine/serine exporter ThrE family protein, producing MAEQGGPEDQKPQSDEAHSAFTAPAGVEQPTLPLEDDQPTSEFAVPAGVQPEPGGPGSASGPGRAGRNLSDSDTGASAFTPPRVYDASQTPAFTPAQGIPMVRLTKEAPWQDRMRTMLRMPVTERPAAESVQRTDDSGPAVPRVLDLTLRIGELLLAGGEGAEDVEAAMFAVTRSYGLDRCEPTVTFTLLSISHQPSLVEDPVTASRTVRRRGTDYNRLAAVFRLIDDITTEDVDVSLEEAYRRLAEIRRNRHPFPGWALTAAAGLLAGAASVLVGGGVVVFFVAAAGAMLGDRLAWLCAGRGLPEFYQFTVAAMPPAALGVALTLTHWSDVRPSAVITGGLFALLPGRALVAGVQDGLTGYYITAAARLLEVMYFFIGIVVGVLVVLYLGLQLGATLNPEERFVAHDRPVLQILVSMALSLAFAILLQQERSTVLAVTLNGGVAWIIYGAMARTGELSPVAATAVAAGLVGLFGQLFSRYRYTSSLPFITAAIGPLLPGSATYFGLLGVAQGELDRGLASLSTAVATALAIAIGVNLGSEISRLFMRVPGLETGAGAGRRAAKRTRGF from the coding sequence GTGGCGGAACAGGGCGGTCCGGAGGACCAGAAGCCCCAGTCCGACGAGGCGCACAGTGCGTTCACCGCGCCCGCCGGGGTGGAGCAGCCCACGCTGCCGCTCGAAGACGACCAGCCGACCTCGGAGTTCGCGGTACCGGCCGGGGTGCAGCCGGAGCCGGGTGGGCCGGGTTCCGCTTCCGGTCCGGGCCGGGCGGGCAGGAACCTCTCCGACTCGGACACCGGCGCCTCGGCCTTCACCCCTCCGCGGGTGTACGACGCGAGCCAGACACCCGCCTTCACCCCGGCGCAGGGCATTCCGATGGTCCGGCTGACCAAGGAGGCTCCCTGGCAGGACCGGATGCGCACGATGCTCCGGATGCCGGTCACCGAGCGGCCCGCGGCGGAGAGCGTCCAGCGGACGGACGACTCGGGGCCGGCCGTGCCGAGGGTGCTCGACCTGACGCTCCGTATCGGCGAGCTGCTGCTGGCCGGGGGCGAGGGGGCCGAGGACGTGGAGGCCGCGATGTTCGCGGTGACGCGTTCGTACGGCCTCGACCGGTGCGAGCCCACCGTCACCTTCACGCTGCTCTCGATCTCGCACCAGCCCTCGCTGGTCGAGGACCCGGTCACGGCGAGCCGGACGGTGCGCCGCCGGGGCACCGACTACAACCGGCTGGCGGCCGTCTTCCGGCTGATCGACGACATCACCACGGAGGACGTGGACGTCTCCCTGGAGGAGGCGTACCGGCGGCTGGCGGAGATCCGCCGCAACCGCCACCCCTTCCCCGGCTGGGCGCTCACGGCTGCGGCCGGGCTGCTCGCCGGGGCGGCCTCGGTGCTGGTCGGCGGTGGCGTGGTGGTGTTCTTCGTGGCGGCGGCGGGCGCGATGCTCGGCGACCGGCTGGCCTGGCTCTGCGCGGGGCGCGGGCTGCCGGAGTTCTACCAGTTCACCGTCGCCGCGATGCCGCCCGCCGCACTCGGGGTGGCGCTGACGCTCACCCACTGGTCGGATGTGCGACCGTCCGCGGTGATCACCGGTGGTCTCTTCGCGCTGCTGCCCGGGCGGGCCCTGGTGGCGGGCGTGCAGGACGGGCTGACCGGCTACTACATCACCGCCGCCGCGCGCCTGCTGGAGGTCATGTACTTCTTCATCGGGATCGTGGTCGGGGTGCTGGTGGTGCTCTATCTGGGGCTCCAGCTGGGCGCGACACTCAATCCGGAGGAACGTTTCGTCGCCCACGACCGGCCGGTGCTCCAGATCCTGGTGTCGATGGCGCTGAGCCTGGCGTTCGCGATCCTGCTCCAGCAGGAGCGGTCCACCGTGCTCGCGGTCACCCTGAACGGCGGGGTCGCCTGGATCATCTACGGGGCGATGGCCCGCACCGGCGAGCTCTCGCCGGTCGCGGCGACGGCAGTGGCGGCCGGGCTGGTGGGCCTGTTCGGCCAGCTCTTCTCGCGCTACCGCTACACCTCTTCGCTGCCGTTCATCACGGCGGCCATCGGCCCGCTGCTGCCCGGTTCGGCGACGTACTTCGGGCTGCTCGGCGTGGCCCAGGGCGAGCTGGACCGGGGACTCGCGTCGCTCTCCACGGCGGTGGCCACGGCCCTGGCCATCGCGATCGGGGTGAACCTCGGGAGCGAGATCTCCCGGCTCTTCATGCGGGTACCGGGACTGGAGACGGGCGCGGGCGCGGGCCGCAGGGCCGCCAAGCGCACCCGCGGCTTCTGA
- a CDS encoding inorganic diphosphatase, with amino-acid sequence MEFDVTIEIPKGSRNKYEVDHETGRIRLDRRLFTSTSYPADYGFVENTLGEDGDPLDALVILDEPTFPGCLIKCRAIGMFRMTDEAGGDDKLLCVPASDPRVEHLQDIQHVSEFDRLEIQHFFEVYKDLEPGKSVEGADWVNRAAAEAEIEASYKRLQDQGGAH; translated from the coding sequence GTGGAGTTCGACGTCACCATCGAGATCCCGAAGGGTTCGCGGAACAAGTACGAGGTGGACCACGAGACCGGTCGGATCCGCCTGGACCGTCGACTCTTCACCTCGACCAGCTACCCGGCCGACTACGGCTTCGTCGAGAACACCCTCGGCGAGGACGGCGACCCGCTGGACGCGCTGGTCATCCTGGACGAGCCGACGTTCCCCGGATGCCTCATCAAGTGCCGCGCCATCGGCATGTTCCGCATGACGGACGAGGCCGGCGGCGACGACAAGCTGCTGTGCGTCCCCGCCTCGGACCCGCGCGTCGAGCACCTGCAGGACATCCAGCACGTGTCGGAGTTCGACCGCCTGGAGATCCAGCACTTCTTCGAGGTCTACAAGGACCTGGAGCCCGGCAAGTCCGTCGAGGGCGCCGACTGGGTCAACCGCGCCGCGGCCGAGGCCGAGATCGAGGCCTCGTACAAGCGTCTGCAGGACCAGGGCGGCGCGCACTGA
- a CDS encoding YbjQ family protein, producing MGIEDYGGGQSDHADVLVVTTNDVPGHQVTRVIGEVFGLTVRSRHLGSQIGAGLKSMIGGELKGLTKTLVETRNEAMERLVEQARARGANAVLMMRFDVSEAADVGTEVCAYGTAAVISEL from the coding sequence ATGGGCATCGAGGATTACGGCGGCGGCCAGAGCGACCACGCGGACGTGCTCGTCGTCACCACGAACGACGTGCCCGGACACCAGGTGACCCGGGTGATCGGCGAGGTGTTCGGGCTGACCGTGCGCTCCCGCCACCTGGGCAGCCAGATCGGCGCCGGGCTGAAGTCGATGATCGGCGGCGAGCTGAAGGGCCTGACCAAGACCCTGGTCGAGACCCGCAACGAGGCGATGGAGCGCCTCGTCGAGCAGGCGAGGGCGCGCGGCGCCAACGCGGTGCTGATGATGCGCTTCGACGTCTCCGAGGCGGCGGACGTGGGCACCGAGGTCTGCGCGTACGGGACGGCCGCGGTGATCAGCGAGCTGTGA
- a CDS encoding DedA family protein, translated as MNTLALGPSWLDPDYLINTFGLPGVLLIVFAESGLLIGFFLPGDSILFTTGLLVTTGQLRYPLWLVCVLIGIAAIVGDQVGYLFGRKVGPALFNRPDSRLFKQENVEKAHEFFEKYGPKSLILARFVPVVRTFTPIIAGVSRMNYRSFLIFNIIGGVLWGVGVTVLGAVLGKIEFVHENIEAMLVLIVLISVVPIAIEFLRARSKAKKAAAARDEDDDDHTPGGGPAAGRRGRHAKR; from the coding sequence TTGAATACGCTTGCGCTCGGCCCGAGCTGGCTGGACCCGGACTATCTGATCAACACCTTCGGACTCCCCGGTGTCCTCCTCATCGTGTTCGCCGAGTCCGGACTGCTGATCGGGTTCTTCCTGCCCGGCGACTCCATCCTGTTCACCACGGGCCTGCTGGTCACCACCGGGCAGCTCCGCTACCCGCTCTGGCTGGTCTGCGTGCTGATCGGGATCGCCGCGATCGTCGGGGACCAGGTCGGTTACCTCTTCGGCCGGAAGGTGGGCCCGGCCCTCTTCAACCGGCCGGACTCCAGGCTCTTCAAGCAGGAGAACGTCGAGAAGGCGCACGAGTTCTTCGAGAAGTACGGTCCGAAGTCGCTGATCCTCGCCCGCTTCGTGCCGGTGGTCCGCACCTTCACGCCGATCATCGCCGGTGTCAGCCGGATGAACTACCGCTCGTTCCTCATCTTCAACATCATCGGCGGCGTCCTCTGGGGCGTCGGCGTGACCGTGCTCGGAGCGGTGCTCGGCAAGATCGAGTTCGTGCACGAGAACATCGAGGCGATGCTCGTCCTGATCGTGCTCATCTCCGTGGTGCCGATCGCGATCGAGTTCCTCCGGGCCCGCTCCAAGGCGAAGAAGGCCGCTGCGGCCCGCGACGAGGACGACGACGACCACACCCCCGGCGGCGGCCCGGCCGCCGGCCGCCGCGGCCGTCACGCCAAGCGCTGA
- a CDS encoding glutamate decarboxylase yields MALHKGSHGSDDSRKGRKLALNPFFGEADPTAGMTSAPPTHRLPDGPLPPSTAYGLVHDELMLDGNSRLNLATFVTTWMEPQAGVLMAECRDKNMIDKDEYPRTAELERRCVAMLADLWNAPDPTNAVGCSTTGSSEACMLAGLALKRRWAAKNPDRYPATARPNLVMGVNVQVCWEKFCNFWEVEARLVPMEGERFHIDPQAAADLCDENTIGVVGILGSTFDGSYEPIAGICEALDALQERTGLDIPVHVDGASGAMIAPFVDDDLVWDFRLPRVASINTSGHKYGLVYPGVGWALWRTPEDLPEELVFRVNYLGGDMPTFALNFSRPGAQVVAQYYTFLRLGREGYRAVQQTSRDVARGLAERIEALGDFHLLTRGDELPVFAVTTTPDVKAYDVFDVSRRLRERGWLVPAYTFPANRQDLSVLRFVCRNGFSSDLAELLLEDLRSLLPELREQAHPLSRDKNAGTSFHH; encoded by the coding sequence ATGGCGCTCCACAAGGGATCACACGGCAGCGACGACTCCCGCAAGGGCCGCAAGCTGGCCCTCAACCCCTTCTTCGGAGAAGCCGATCCGACGGCGGGCATGACCTCGGCGCCGCCGACGCACCGGCTCCCGGACGGTCCGCTCCCGCCGTCCACCGCGTACGGGCTCGTCCACGACGAGCTGATGCTCGACGGCAACTCCCGGCTCAACCTCGCCACCTTCGTCACCACCTGGATGGAACCCCAGGCCGGGGTGCTGATGGCGGAGTGCCGGGACAAGAACATGATCGACAAGGACGAGTACCCGCGCACCGCCGAGCTGGAGCGCCGGTGTGTCGCGATGCTCGCCGACCTGTGGAACGCCCCCGACCCCACCAACGCCGTGGGCTGCTCCACGACCGGCTCCAGCGAGGCCTGCATGCTCGCCGGTCTCGCGCTGAAGCGGCGCTGGGCGGCGAAGAACCCCGACCGCTATCCGGCCACCGCGCGGCCCAACCTGGTGATGGGCGTCAACGTGCAGGTGTGCTGGGAGAAGTTCTGCAACTTCTGGGAGGTGGAGGCCCGGCTCGTCCCCATGGAGGGCGAGCGCTTCCACATCGACCCGCAGGCGGCCGCCGACCTCTGCGACGAGAACACCATCGGGGTCGTCGGCATCCTCGGTTCCACCTTCGACGGCTCCTACGAGCCGATCGCCGGCATCTGCGAGGCGCTGGACGCCCTCCAAGAACGCACCGGCCTCGACATCCCGGTCCACGTCGACGGCGCCTCGGGCGCCATGATCGCCCCGTTCGTCGACGATGACCTGGTGTGGGACTTCCGGCTCCCCCGCGTGGCCTCGATCAACACCTCGGGCCACAAGTACGGCCTGGTCTACCCCGGCGTCGGCTGGGCGCTCTGGCGTACGCCCGAGGACCTCCCCGAGGAGCTCGTCTTCCGGGTCAACTACCTCGGCGGCGACATGCCCACCTTCGCGCTGAACTTCTCCCGGCCCGGCGCCCAGGTCGTCGCGCAGTACTACACCTTCCTGCGGCTGGGCCGGGAAGGCTACCGCGCCGTCCAGCAGACCTCGCGGGACGTGGCGCGGGGCCTCGCGGAACGGATCGAGGCCCTGGGCGACTTCCACCTCCTCACCCGGGGCGACGAACTCCCGGTCTTCGCCGTGACGACCACGCCGGACGTGAAGGCGTACGACGTCTTCGACGTCTCCCGACGGCTTCGCGAGCGCGGCTGGCTGGTGCCCGCGTACACCTTCCCGGCCAACCGGCAGGATCTGTCGGTGCTGCGGTTCGTCTGCCGCAACGGCTTCTCGTCCGACCTCGCCGAACTCCTGCTGGAGGACCTGCGGTCACTCCTGCCCGAACTCAGGGAACAAGCACACCCGCTGAGCCGCGACAAGAATGCCGGAACATCGTTCCACCACTGA
- a CDS encoding aldehyde dehydrogenase family protein → MSFFHELAHQYIDGEWLTGSGSWDIIDVNPYNGEKLCAITVATVAEVDRAYRAAERAQTAWAATRPHERQAVLVRALAVVDARADEIAEAVVDELGGTLPRARYEIDLGRELLREAIRQAVRPVGGLLPAAVDGKENRVYRRPVGVVSVINAFNFPFVVAMKSVAPALALGNAVVMKPHQNAPVVGGGLVARIFEEAGLPPGLLNVVVTDSAEIGNAFIEHPVPAVISFTGSDRVGRQIAAVAARHFKRCQLELSGNSALVVLEDADIEAAVDAAVFSRFFFQGQVGMAANRILVDRRVEREFTERFVAEVARVTAGDPHDPATRIGPVINAFQADALSGLVAEALEAGATALLRGRTRGNVVEPTVLTGVPEGSPLLTQEVFGPVAVLIPFDGEDEAVRIADDTPYGLSGAVHTADVERGVRFARRVRSGMFHVNGPTVQDEPPAAFGGEKMSGLGRRNGDAVADAYTTTHWISVQYGRTVFPF, encoded by the coding sequence ATGTCCTTCTTCCATGAACTGGCCCATCAGTACATCGATGGCGAATGGCTGACCGGCAGCGGTTCGTGGGACATCATCGACGTCAATCCCTACAACGGCGAGAAGCTCTGCGCCATCACGGTCGCGACCGTCGCCGAGGTGGACCGGGCGTACCGCGCCGCCGAGCGCGCGCAGACGGCGTGGGCAGCCACCCGTCCGCACGAGCGACAGGCCGTTCTCGTACGGGCGTTGGCCGTGGTCGACGCCCGCGCCGACGAGATCGCCGAGGCCGTCGTCGACGAGCTGGGCGGGACGCTGCCCCGGGCGCGGTACGAGATCGACCTCGGCCGCGAGCTCCTGCGCGAGGCGATACGCCAGGCCGTCCGGCCGGTCGGCGGGCTGCTGCCCGCGGCGGTGGACGGCAAGGAGAACCGGGTCTACCGACGCCCCGTCGGGGTCGTCTCCGTCATCAACGCCTTCAACTTCCCCTTCGTCGTGGCGATGAAGTCCGTCGCCCCGGCCCTGGCGCTCGGCAACGCGGTCGTCATGAAGCCGCACCAGAACGCCCCGGTCGTCGGCGGTGGGCTGGTGGCGAGGATCTTCGAGGAGGCCGGGCTGCCGCCGGGCCTGCTCAACGTGGTGGTCACGGACAGCGCCGAGATAGGCAACGCGTTCATCGAGCACCCGGTGCCCGCGGTGATCTCGTTCACCGGATCGGACCGGGTCGGCAGGCAGATAGCCGCCGTCGCCGCCCGCCACTTCAAGCGGTGCCAGCTCGAACTCAGCGGCAACAGCGCGCTGGTGGTGCTGGAGGACGCGGACATCGAGGCGGCCGTGGACGCCGCCGTCTTCAGCCGGTTCTTCTTCCAGGGTCAGGTCGGCATGGCGGCCAACCGCATCCTGGTCGACCGCCGGGTGGAGCGGGAGTTCACCGAGCGGTTCGTCGCCGAGGTGGCCCGGGTCACCGCCGGGGACCCCCACGATCCTGCCACCCGCATCGGTCCCGTCATCAACGCCTTCCAGGCGGACGCGCTGTCCGGGCTGGTCGCCGAGGCGCTCGAAGCCGGGGCCACCGCACTGCTGCGGGGCCGCACCCGGGGCAACGTGGTGGAGCCGACCGTGCTGACCGGGGTGCCCGAGGGCTCGCCCCTGCTGACGCAGGAGGTCTTCGGGCCGGTGGCCGTGCTGATCCCCTTCGACGGGGAGGACGAGGCCGTACGGATCGCCGACGACACCCCGTACGGGCTGAGCGGGGCCGTGCACACCGCCGACGTGGAGCGCGGCGTGCGGTTCGCGCGGCGGGTGCGCAGCGGCATGTTCCACGTCAACGGGCCCACCGTGCAGGACGAGCCGCCGGCCGCCTTCGGGGGCGAGAAGATGTCCGGACTCGGCCGGCGGAACGGCGACGCGGTGGCGGACGCCTACACGACGACGCACTGGATCTCCGTCCAGTACGGCCGCACGGTCTTTCCTTTCTGA
- the wrbA gene encoding NAD(P)H:quinone oxidoreductase, with the protein MSTPVNVAVVYYSSTGTIATIAKALAEDAEKAGADVRLRRAAELAPQAAIDSNPAWAANVRATADIAEVVADDIVWADAVIFGSPTRYGNLAAQLKQFIDTLGGLWQAGALADKVYSGFTSSATAHGGQESTLLALYNTIHHFGGILVAPGYTDPSKFVDGNPYGTSHVAGQGDIPVGEQTLTAARVQAERVVKFTRAIKAGLAAEG; encoded by the coding sequence ATGTCCACGCCCGTCAATGTCGCCGTCGTCTACTACTCCTCGACCGGCACCATCGCGACGATCGCCAAGGCCCTCGCCGAGGACGCGGAGAAGGCCGGCGCCGACGTACGGCTGCGCAGGGCGGCCGAGCTCGCCCCGCAGGCCGCCATCGACTCCAACCCCGCCTGGGCCGCGAACGTACGGGCCACCGCCGACATCGCGGAGGTCGTCGCCGACGACATCGTCTGGGCCGACGCGGTGATCTTCGGTTCGCCGACCCGGTACGGGAACCTCGCCGCCCAGCTCAAGCAGTTCATCGACACCCTCGGCGGGCTCTGGCAGGCCGGTGCGCTGGCCGACAAGGTCTACAGCGGCTTCACCTCCAGCGCCACCGCGCACGGCGGCCAGGAGTCCACGCTGCTCGCGCTCTACAACACCATCCACCACTTCGGCGGCATCCTCGTCGCCCCCGGGTACACCGACCCGTCGAAGTTCGTCGACGGCAACCCGTACGGCACCTCGCACGTGGCCGGTCAGGGCGACATCCCTGTCGGCGAGCAGACGCTGACGGCGGCGCGTGTGCAGGCCGAGCGGGTCGTGAAGTTCACCCGGGCCATCAAGGCGGGACTCGCCGCCGAGGGCTGA